A single Pseudomonas brassicacearum DNA region contains:
- a CDS encoding intermembrane transport protein PqiB, translated as MKSQATDVQQPAPGRAHVTTRRWTVSLVWIVPIIAVLVGISLVVHNWLQEGPTITITFKTGQGLTANKTQVKYRNVVIGQVTDVQLSENQKHVTATVKLAKTAENFTHEDSVYWVVRPRIGAGGISGIDTLFSGDFIGADAGQSKARVKSFTGLENPPPITYGEPGKRFTLHSRDLGSLDIGSPVYLRKIPVGQVVSYALDAEGKGVNIDVFVNAPNDAYVTENTRFWNVSGVDVNVGANGFAVKTESLSALLLGGIAFQAPEYSPDDTTASEDKTFELFADQQSALAPPDGKAQYLALRFDQALRGLRVGAPVEFLGVEIGRVVAINLDFDEKQRSFPVDVGIVMYPQRLGKAHEKMLKSLNHNPEDEAAGARLIGSFVERGLRAQARSGNLLTGQLYISLDFYPKAEKVAFDPSDRPVRIPTIPGSLQQLQEQLQAMVERINKLPLENIAGNLNGNLVELRKGLALFNSKTLPGVQSTLQDVSKTLQSANSTLAEDSPQREQLTQTLDDLGRMSRSLRELSDYLSRHPESLLRGRPKDAPAHNLTLPVKE; from the coding sequence CCACAACTGGCTGCAGGAAGGCCCGACCATCACCATTACCTTCAAGACCGGCCAGGGCCTGACCGCCAACAAGACCCAGGTGAAATATCGCAACGTGGTCATCGGTCAGGTCACCGACGTGCAACTGAGCGAAAACCAGAAGCACGTCACCGCCACGGTCAAGCTCGCCAAGACAGCCGAAAATTTTACTCACGAAGACTCGGTGTACTGGGTGGTAAGGCCGCGCATCGGGGCCGGCGGGATCTCGGGGATCGACACCTTGTTTTCCGGAGACTTCATCGGGGCCGACGCCGGTCAGTCGAAAGCGCGTGTCAAGTCCTTCACGGGTCTGGAGAACCCGCCGCCGATTACTTACGGCGAACCAGGCAAGCGCTTCACCCTGCATTCCCGGGACCTTGGCTCGCTGGACATCGGCTCTCCGGTGTACCTACGCAAGATCCCGGTGGGCCAGGTCGTGTCCTACGCCTTGGACGCCGAGGGCAAAGGCGTGAACATCGATGTGTTCGTCAACGCACCCAATGATGCGTACGTCACCGAAAACACCCGGTTCTGGAACGTCAGCGGTGTGGACGTGAACGTCGGTGCCAATGGTTTCGCGGTCAAGACCGAGTCGCTCTCGGCCTTGCTGCTGGGCGGCATCGCGTTCCAGGCGCCGGAATACAGTCCAGACGACACCACGGCCAGCGAAGACAAGACCTTCGAACTGTTTGCCGACCAGCAGAGCGCCCTCGCCCCTCCCGACGGCAAGGCGCAATACCTGGCCCTGCGGTTCGATCAGGCACTGCGCGGGTTGCGAGTCGGCGCGCCGGTAGAGTTCCTCGGAGTGGAAATCGGCCGGGTGGTGGCCATCAATCTGGATTTCGATGAGAAACAGCGCAGCTTCCCGGTCGACGTCGGCATAGTGATGTACCCGCAGCGCCTGGGCAAGGCCCATGAAAAAATGCTCAAGTCGCTCAATCACAACCCAGAGGACGAAGCCGCTGGCGCCCGCCTGATCGGCAGCTTCGTCGAACGCGGCCTGCGCGCCCAGGCCCGCAGCGGCAATCTGCTGACCGGACAGTTGTACATCTCGCTGGACTTCTACCCCAAGGCGGAAAAAGTCGCCTTCGACCCAAGCGACCGCCCCGTGCGTATCCCGACCATTCCGGGCAGCCTCCAACAGCTGCAGGAACAATTGCAGGCAATGGTCGAGCGAATCAATAAACTGCCACTGGAGAATATTGCCGGCAACCTGAATGGCAACCTGGTGGAGCTGCGCAAAGGCCTGGCCCTGTTCAACAGCAAGACCCTGCCGGGTGTGCAAAGCACCTTGCAAGACGTCAGCAAGACCCTGCAATCGGCCAACTCGACCCTGGCCGAAGATTCACCGCAGCGCGAACAACTGACCCAGACCCTGGACGACCTGGGGCGCATGTCGCGCTCGCTGCGCGAGCTGTCGGACTACCTGAGCCGCCATCCCGAATCGCTGCTTCGCGGCCGTCCCAAGGACGCACCGGCGCACAACCTCACATTGCCGGTGAAAGAATGA